The genomic window tttttatcaaaaaatcacatgccatataaattgaaaatcaaGAGCTTGGTTTACgttgaaatcttttttttaagcCAAAAACTGAAGCTTCAAGTTGCGTTTGCAGCACAAAATCAACTTCGTAAATAATTGACACCCTAatgtttatatgtgtatacacatatatccATTCTAATAAAGTACACATTGagtttaagtttttatatttcCATTTTCTGTGAGGAAAACTTTGTTGCAATTTTATTCTAGATATGATGTCTTTAATACAATAgagatatgtttttatatttatttgtgtatgcatatgtacgtatgtatttatgtatgtatgtatgcgtgtgtgtgtatatatatgttggTATGTGAAACTCGCTTAAATTAAACACGTTTTAGCGCTTCGTCAATGTCTCTTTGCTATTTAATTAATAGTACAtatgaatattgaaatttactGTTATGAAATAATGGCTCTTCACCTACATACAAATACAGACagacgtgtgtgtgtgcatatatatgtacatatatacagaacCACACTAGATAGAGTATGTAAAAAGGTAGTAGTGTAGCAACGGCGCAGCTCGGAAAGCGCATCCAATTGCTGCGCTTCAGAAAACTAGATTGACTAGGTAACTAttatttagatttattaaataattcagCATTGCAATTTAGCTTCCAACTTGGCCATATCTACATACTAATCTAAACTTCACTTCACTTTACAACACTGCATTTGATTAACGGCAGTTCGCACATTTCGTGTAGTGTATTTATAGCGCCactcgctctctctctctctctcacacaCTAACTTCCACCAGCCGGCTTATGGGGCGGCGGGATGCGCTGCAATGTATTCCAAAGCGCGCACGATAGCTTCTGGAATTGGTGGTGGTGTGGGCAGATGTGCGCCGCTGGGTTGGAAACCATTCTCATCGGCTGTGTAGCTAATGGAGATTTTCTCGCCTTCCGGTGACACATATTCGTATTGACCGGCTACACCGACTGTGTTGCCAGCTTCCTGTTGCTGTATGCCATTGCTGGTTTCGAAGGCGTACGCGTAGTTACCTTCCGGATCGGCGACGTCGTTCTTGAAGCTCAGCACTTGCGCATCTTTGTCGATGTTATCGGCGCAAGCGTAGGCTACGAGTGCGGTAAGGAGCAGCTGCAAGTGAAAGAGTGTTTAAGCGTGTTAACAAAGTGAGCGGTAGAAAttatgcttaaaaaaataaattgggtTTAATTAAAGTGaataatagtaatttttattatttttgaattttactgtgagcaaaagttttattttgcagATAACAGAACTCGTTCCCAAATTAAAAGAGCTCTCTGTCAAAGTGGAATAAATGAAGAATACTGATAATGATAGGATCAATGAATGCTATACTGAAtttattttagatatatttgcaaagttttaattaaaaaccatTATTtgcagcaaaagcaaaaagaagGGTGGTAAATTGAAACTGACGAATAGAGCAGTAATGTTTTTTTGAGGCTCATTGGTTCCTAACCTAACACTATGTGCAAAATAGCAGTTATTTTAGTGTGTAGGTAGAACAATCGTTATATTTTTGAACTCTAAAATACTGGGAGGTTGCTCAAGCTACTGCCTGCAATCATTTCTCTAACAAAAAATCTTTCCCATCACTTGACTCATCATTTGTCATTCTCTTGGAATAAAACTAAAGatttgaaaataatagaaaaatcaaTCGTAATAGTCGAAATAGAGTTTGCCAATCTAAAATCCTAATGATCCTAATAAAAAGGTAACGAGCTGCAGCAGTCCAAAGAAAAGCTCATTTTGCGGGCTTATTCTTCTTATAATGAgaaatgtattttgaaaattgtttcaaatacatgcACATCTGTCTATTATATTTCATCTACGAATATTGTCATTAAAGATGACCGGAAATCGGTCCAAGTGTCACATGATTAATTCTTATTTCATTAACAATAGAAGTCGAATTATTTAATGCTTTAACTCCGACTCTGCTGATTTATAGAGTTTCAATAGCAAATAcaactttcaaaatttatactgAACTTGTTTTTTACACTGAGGAAACTTATGAGTtcattgaatatatttttttaattcgaatcCCGTTTTCTGTTTTTCTTAAACTGTAAATTAACAgctgaagttttttgtttttatttgaagttattATAGAGTattctgaagaaattttctattaaattagttttttaggAATATCCGAATGTTTAAACGCTTTAATAAAATTAGAAGTGCCAATTTCCGTTAGCAGAAAATATGTGATGAGGTAGTATAATTTggaattatttgattttttttatttcaacttgatTTTCCTCAGTGTAGTATCAGACAAGAGTTAGAATGTTCGTTAAAACTGCTAATTTGAATAAGAAAGTGAAAACATTCCAATATGATATAACTAAAATTcgcacaaaattataaattcaaatattttttgattatgaAACAACTAAAACTATTATTTGTTGCTGTACATTtcattaaatatgtttaacacattaaaattaaacataattaaaaaaattcaaaaaaatttcagttctCTAAAAACAAattcagttttaatttaattaataaaaaatctttttataaaattatgttcccttttttgaaatatcagaCTTTCTTACAACAATTTCTtgaagaacaaaataaataataatacaaaatttttaataatttgaaaaaatttataaattttaaatatatttatcagtaagaaaattattattttttcttaaaatattaaattatttttttgctattcaagattttaatttttttacatttttatttaacaaaaactatttatggaatttttgataatatttttactttataatttcttatttccaatattttttttcacaaaagagAATATTTATCTCCACAGTATAAACAGGATAATTCCAACTTCACTATCAATTAATTTTCACTCGTTTTATTGGCTACGAACACTTGCACAGGcgtaaaatcacattttttatttcagaaataatGCAAGTTAATTCAAACTTGGCTAATTCTTTTCTAGCGAAACCAAATATTTACTCACAATCTTGAACATGTTGAAGTATTGTAAAGCGTTTGCTAACTGTTGACGGATTCACTGCAGCCAATGCTTTTTATATGAAACTAGCTAAACAAGCTAATGTCTTAGCCCCAATATGTTAGGCGAAGAGCATGGCCCAACTTAAGCAGCGCCAAAGTACTAAcaaaaagctacaacaacaatgcaccCAACGCTGTACATAGCTTCCTCACTAGCAGGCGATTGGCAAAAGCGCGCTAGATGAAGCTGacgtcaaaaaataaataacaaaaccaaataaatatgaatgcgaatgtatgtgtttgtttttgaaatagttggaaattattaaaaacaagcaaaaaagcaaaaacaattgctATGAAAAATTTACGAATTAAAAGTCGCTGAAAACTGAACTCATTAAAAGTCGCTCTCAAGCTTTTAATATCGAATTTAACGCCTTAACCGAAGATGCTGTGcgcatatgtgtgtacgtatgcctgattatacttatgtatatatgtaaaagtaCGTGATATTGTTTGCATACATAGACAGCGGATTTACCGGTGACGAGTTACGCTGCAATATTCAATCAACAACTTCTTCACATGAAAATTccattggaaaaaaatttcatgaaaggCCTAAAAGCGAGTGAGCTAAGAAAAATAagcttatatatgtactatataaatatgtccGTAGAtacttttaagaaaaattaattgttcGATTTTCAGTTTCAAAGGCATTCAAGAGACCTTAATCCCGGCTCAGATGTACACCGACGCGTCTTTGGACTTACGCATGCGCAGCTCAAGCAACATTTCAACAACTCGCATATCACATGTAAAGCTAACAGACAATTCTATgacattttggtttcaaaaattaaaagtacaacttgtataaatataaaaaaatttaataaatttcagaGCATTAACTAATAAAGATTAGTGGGGCTGCTTCTTAGCAACTGACATTTGATGGTTATCAATTTATTGCGGTGGCAAGCGTTATTATGATTAATTTATGATTAGCTTATTTATAGGTAGGTGTGTGTACGTATATATCACACAGATGATGGTTAAGAGTTCGCAAACAAGTGTTTGCGCTAAGCTAGCATTAAGATTACTATGTACAGTAGTGCTGTAAATTTCCAAACAGAAACTTAGAGAAATAAAactgtttatatattatactatatacttcAACTTATATGGTTAGAGGTTTCATATAGGCTCATAAAGTTATGAGTTATAACGAActgaaaacatagcattgagaattttgattgtttgtaaactcatttttgtaaatcgatattttttataaaattgaaaatcgcACACATTAACATAACATTCTAAAAACTCTCCCAATATCATGAAGTTAACTTCCAATGGTCCTCAATTTGCCAAGCAATCGAACATTTAACAAACTCCAAATCCAAAACTAATAGGCCAATTAGCGTTTAATTGACAATAAATGGATGGTAAATGACCCACGCAACCATGTTAGCGGTTCTAAACGGGAGAAGTGCAAGAAGAGCGCAAAATCAAAATACCATAATTAAATGAATGACGAAAAACCATAATCTGTTTTTATACTACAGGCTCCTTTgccattatattaaataaattgttcatGCAGCAGCCAATACTAGCATACATTGACATGAAAAGTTAATTTTGCTGCTTAAGCCTAAGTGTAGGCGTTTTAATTAGCCAATTGTTCAACAAATCTACACtgttcatttattatttatattattagttaCAAccatcaaaattttatatttctttcttaaaaaacatttttttctgtaaatagATAGTAAATGGAATAgttggcagtgaacgagggcaagacaaaatgtCGTCAGTCATCGCCCTCGTGACTAGACCTcaatgttgacagtcataactttgaagtcgtagataatttcgtctatcttggaaccagtatcaacaccaacaacaacgtcagcctcgaaattcaacgcagaataacttttgctaacaggtgctactttggactgagtaggcaagtgagaagtaaagtcctctctcaacgaacaaaaaccaaactctataaaacGCAGTACCCttcggggaaagcagaggaagaggagacCTCCACTCGGTTGGAAAGACcaggaaggacctggcttcgcttggaatctcctaTTGCCGctacattgcgaaaagaagaaacgactggcgcgctgatGTTAAgtcagctataatcgcgtaagcggtgtctacgccagtacaGAAGAAGAGAATAGTTACCTAATCCAGCCTAATAGCAGTACGTGATAAAAACttgttccattaaattttattatatttatattaagtcaACATTGTATTTAACTATCTTAATGCGTTAAATACCTGTGCTCAGGCTCAAGGTCAATACGATTTCTTACTAGATCTCGTTATAGATGTCGGACTAACTGACAGATGAAATGTCACATTTTATGGCAGGTTATATCAGGCTATTTCTTCCCTATAGAAAGCGATGATAATCAGGAAGGTTAAGTACACATATTAATCGCTGGTTATGAAGGTGTACCAGATTCAGCAAAATGATTCTTCTTTTGCAACCCTCATTCAGAAAACAGCTTTAAACTCAAATACTAAAGAGTTtcccaaaattaacgcaagttagttaaaaagtttttggtcatttgaatgtattttttatagtatCATAAGTACATAGGATAGGGTTATTTATGAAAGGGTTATTTATCTATaaaccaataattttaaataatctgACGAAAAGAAatctaattaaaagaaatctcattttcaaaaagtaaaattgtttgtcgcaagaaagtgtttttgattggtataaattattcaaagagggtcgagaacacgTTGAtgacacgtcaataaaataaagaaattggtgcttgacAATCGACGAATAACAGTCAGAGATTTggctggcatcgttggaatatcggaaggatcagtgaaaaccattttgaaagatcatttgggcctaagaaaagtgaaagcccgattggttccaaaatcactaaatttttacgaaaaagtCGCGGCTCGTCaacgtctgtgaaataatgctttccgtctaccaggatatcatgaaacgtattattactgttgatgagttttggatttatgcttaCGGCCTGGAACAGACGATCAATGGGCCAAATATCGAATTTTTATTGAGCCGAAGCCACAGCAAGTCAAAAATCAGGGttattttgacagttttgtACGATTATCGAGTTGTCGAATTCCTTCCGAcaagccaaactgtcaacaagaaatattatttgagtgttatgtgtcgTTAGCGTgaaactattcgtaaaaagaggccggagtTGTGGGCCCCTCCGGGGAAACCagtttgagtcaattgaagtcATTATATGTGAATTGCTACgcacattgaaggctattcctgaaattactttaaaatctCTGTCGAGAATTGGCAAAACGTTAGCACAAGTGCGAAGAGAGATTACTTTAAcgacatatattttgaagaataaatttaaaaaaatgagcaAAGTATTACTATTTTCTTCATATAGTAGTAAGGATACAACCCATACCGTACTCCTCTCCTCATATTTAGCTATActtgtattttaaaatgtatttttcccaAATAACCATATACGCTTTGCGTTAGCATGTATTTTAAGCAAATGGGTCAACCAA from Bactrocera tryoni isolate S06 chromosome 5, CSIRO_BtryS06_freeze2, whole genome shotgun sequence includes these protein-coding regions:
- the LOC120777865 gene encoding pupal cuticle protein Edg-78E-like translates to MFKILLLTALVAYACADNIDKDAQVLSFKNDVADPEGNYAYAFETSNGIQQQEAGNTVGVAGQYEYVSPEGEKISISYTADENGFQPSGAHLPTPPPIPEAIVRALEYIAAHPAAP